accaaaaattcgtacctttatccccccctcctcccccccgctcatcacctaggagtcaggacttttggtatgttaacaacctaagccccctgaacaagtttctgaaggaatcgcttagttacctgctcacgcactctacacctcattccttgactggactatttattgaaagcattttctaccagtaaacctgcaggaggtacaagGAGCATAttggagtgcaaaaaaaactttacacgattttagaaaaaaaaacaaataattccTGCCATATTTTACATAAGAATTTCAAACACATCATAATTTGTACCGAACATAAGCTAATCTATTGTGGAATGTTATGTATGACTTACAAATCCAGCACATTTTAAATATGCAATAATACTGTAGGTTACTACTGCGACTACTCATGCTaaactttgaaaaataaatacataggtttttttatatgcCAACGACCCATCTCGTCGccaaaaagtaacaaaaagcTCAAACAGTATTAGTCAAACTTgctgatataaaaaaaaaaaaaacacgcactcacgccttgtactaatgtactcccttgcggggtaggcagaggtgcattgctgcacccacttttcgccagagtgttatgttagtcccaatgtaatagggggcgggcctattgccattttacgggcacatccaagacctgagaacaaatatctgtgtttaaacaaatatctgccccagccgggaatcgaacccgggaccatcggctcagtagtcagggtcgctaaccactacgccattcggtcgtcgtcgtcgtcgtgaACATAACAGACAAGGACAAAAGATACTTGAAGAATCAAAATAATGACGCATAGAATAAGGAATTTACTAAGGCATGAATGGCAGATATCATTCATTACTTCATTAGTCACACTGTACTTTATTATTCAATTAAGCCTACTCCTGCTGTTCCGTATTTTAGCTTAGTTTTTCTTAATCATCTGTAGACTCtacattaattaagtacattcaTGGAATTAGTCAAAGCAGGTCGTTTGAAAGACCGATACCATTCCTTGGACTTTTCATAAACAAATACGAATCGGAATGTGAAGTATTTCCTGCTCCGTAATCTGGCACATAAAAAAGAACATTTGGAGCTTTGAGACCGatactttaaatttaaaaagatgGGTACCTCCAAGGATTTCTTACTAAAAACTAAGCTTCAGAATTCTTTGGTCTGGTGTCCAATTTCACCATAAAAAACTTGGGAGTAAATTCTCCGCTAGCTGCACGCAATAAAAGAAGCAACAAACTAGTTATAAACCCGACACCTGCATTTTTTATGCGCTTGCGCATCGCCAGATGCAGCGCGGCGCGAGAGCAAGGCGAGGTGACAGGCCGTCTGCCATCTTTGTTTCCTGTGTCTTGGAGTTTTTGGCATTGAACGCAATGTCAAAGCTGTAATTGATTCTGTGTCTAAGAAAAGCATTTTTCAGAAAAGTTTAACTATCTATTAttctatattttgtatttttaaaggcCGAGTTCTTTAGACTGGCTTGAAGTTCCTTTGTTGTTCAATTCAAAACGCAACATGCACTCTCTGACCCGTAACCCGTACTACCGAGTACCAACACCCTACTAAAGAACCATTATTGCTTGCAGCAACATCCAACGCTGGCCTTCTTGTGTGTATCTGTAATCTTCGGTTAAAGAACCCAGCGATAGTTATGAAACCATCGGTAATACCTCCAAGGTTAAATTCAACCGTAGTTGGACCTGAAACTGGTTGGACCGGTCACGGGGAAACGATTTTATGGTGTAGTGTTGAGTTCTGTTTACTTCTGGGGCTGAAGGTTTTTGTTTGAGACTCCAAACCATACTATTTGTAATGTCGCTTTGACCAATATCAATATTACAACAGCCAATATATATAACATAGCTCTTTCATATTGACGCTTCTTGCGAATGTGGGCGATACATGTTTTATCCGGACTACAAATAAGACACCACCCAGACGCTCCCTGGACATCTTCCAGACTATGACTAGCCCGGGGAAACCCCGACGGAAGTCAGCCCTACTTGCATCTAAATATTGATGATGGGGTAATGAGTGGTACATTGAAACCTACATTAAATCGATTCATTCGTCCTTGGACAATGACGTACTTTGTAGCACACACAATAGCTCCTAGTGACGAGGCTTTGATTATGATAATGATGTAGAACTACACctattcattaattaatatttgtttgtatttcCGCAATCAGTTCATGCTTGTGTTGTGATCGAATATTTTATCAGCTGTGGACGACAATCTTGACAGTTATCAGCTGATGCGCCGTTTCCGTAACGATTAGTTATTTTCTTCTTCGCTCGAGTAGGTTCCGCTAAGTGCAAAGAACTGTAATTGTACACTGTATGCTTTGTAACTTATAAGAGTTACAAGAATCGCGATAAGTAAAGCGATAAATGAGAAAGCACTGCTTTATTAATGAATAATAACGATTGTCTTGCATCTTGCTTCTTGATCTGCTTTCACACGCTTTAGAAATTGAGAAATAATTAATCTGCATAATAGATGGTCCCATTGCCATAGTGTAGCGAGTAGCAGATACATAGATACTAGATAAGCATGCAAGTCTTTATGCTAACAGGTTCcttaaaatatttcagaaaacGGATGACAAAATCTAACTGTTATTTTCCTCGGAAAAAAATCGTATGTCTACCTAATAGTTCTGGTTATACCATTAACAAATTTGGAAAGGAAAATATACCGTAAtctcatttaaaaatatcgcACAAAATTATCATTAGCGGGCAATAAAACCAGTTCCATTCCATTTGACCTGTTACAGACGATAGGAGACGGCAGCCGCTGTGCGCATGCGCGGCGAGGAAACAACAACCTAACGTCACGACTAGTTCGAGGAAAATACAAgcatctaaaataaataagagcCTTATTAGAAGAAGTAcatgttaaataatattgtagaacaaaattttaacgaaCCAATTGAACAGAGAGCAGACAGAAATACCACATAACCGGCCGACATGTCAATTGATAAggataacaaaaaaatattgatagagCCAACAACGCGACAAGGAACAAATATGATAAACTATTAGCATTACAAACACGATCCGTATTTGTCATCAGTCGAGTTGTATTGCTTTGTTTGTTTCAGTCCGCGCCCAGGCGGCGTCGCCAGCCAGTCGGGACTCCGCTCGGCGCGCAATAAGTCAGGTTTTTATTCACCGCAGCCGACGACCTTAGCCTAACGGTACGCCGAGAACAAACAAACACTTGACGGGAGAAAGCGGTGAGCATTTCTAGCGCGGTGAAAGCATTCAGCGTCAGTAGACAGCCTGTTGTGCGGACGCGCACACGATCCTCCAAATAACCTCAAAATGTCGCTGATCATAGCGTCCGTGGCGGTGGCCGCCGCGGCCCTGCACTGGTACCTCAACAGGCACAAGCCCATCAAGCACATTCTCAAAGAGCTGAAGCACGACCTCGACACCCAGGGCGCCGGCCTCGGCGGACTCATCGACGACTGGTGGAACAAAGGGAGAAACAACATACAGCTGCCCGATGCAACGAGGAGGATAGCAATAGTGACTGGGGGAGCGAGAGGCATCGGCACAGAAGTCGTGCGCGGCCTGCTCAAGGCGAATATGACCGTTGTTATCGGGATCAGAAGGCCCAAATTGGCAGAGCAGATGGCTAAGAACTTCGAGAATGGGGGCAATTTGCAAGCAGTCGAATTGGATCTGCAGTCACTGAAGTCTGTGAAGTCATTCGCTGAAAATATCCTGAAGAAATACCCAGTGATTCATTTGTTAGTAAACAATGCGGGAATTATGTTTGGTGATTATAAACTGACGGAAGATGGGTTTGAATCACAGTTAGCTGTAAATCACCTTGGACACTTCTACTTGACGCACCTTCTGTTGCCAGCTTTGAAGAGGGGTGGATCTATTGGCGAGTTCTCCAGGGTAGTGAATGTGACGTCATGCGCCCACCACCCAGGGACCATTTACTTTGACGACATAAATATGAAGAAGTACTATGATTCTGCTTCAGCATATTTTCAATCTAAATTAGCTCAGGTAAGATCCctttttcatttcaataaacatattcctaattgtgtttttttaataattaaattactaagcatattttttatattacagTTAATGAGCGCCAGATACATTAACAAACTAATGGAAGAAGAGAACAGTCCTGTGAGGTGTTACTCAGTTCACCCGGGCATAGTGAAGACAGATCTATTTAATGGAACCATGTTCCAGCGGCTCTTCCCCTGGGCTATGGACATGTTCTTCAAGACCCCAGAAAAAGGGGCAGTCTCTATTCTCTATGGCTGTTTTGAAAAGAGTTTGGACAAGCAAGGAGGCCTCTACATCAGCAACTGCCGAGAAGGAATTAGCAACAGTTTTTCCAAAAAGGTTGACAATCAAAGAAGACTACATGAGTTGTCATGCAAGTTAATAGGAGTTGATGTTGCAAAGTATGGAAAAGACTTGAGTTAATCATAATGTTGTTTGTGACTTATTTGTGTTACCATAAttaacaattaattaatatctGTATTAGAAAttgcatttaataataaaccatATCAATTTATGCACTTAATTAATGATTTAATGATAAACCAATGACATTAGTGAACTTATTTACTGTAAAACattcattatttaataagactaacttaataaatattatattcttatttaaatgttttttttttacttgtcaTATCAGGTCTTAAATTTATGAGCCATCCAAGATCCAACTAActcatatttttgatttgaaaACTCATGAAACAATAAAGTGCTGAACAACCAATTCTGTTAGGCAGGAAATGTAATCAATCAATCAAGTTgtataaaacatacttaatttattttagtacCGTACATAATTCACTATGATTGAGTAATAGGAAGTAGCTTTTATTTATGCATCTACCCAGATAAGACATTAACAGAAAGAGACACTCTAACACCAGGAAAAAGTATCCCAGAACTGTAGAGCTCCGTATCCATAGAGACAGCACAGCACTGATATTCAGTGTTCTCTACCAGTAGTCTAGGAAGTTAGTTAGCTTCACTTCCCACTTCAGTGTTACATGTACTTACAAGTTAGCTCTGATCAAAGAAcataatttgttaaaaatatgaaGAATCCATTTTgctattgaatttaaaattcaataggtatacataattgtaaataCTCACCGACTAAAGAAGCTAGATATGCCCTTCTTCTTCAGCTTCACCTGGTCTGCATCATCACTGGTCAGGTCCACTCCATCATCCTCTTTAGACGCACTAGACCCCAGCGAGCACTCCGATAGACTGGACACAGTACTAGAGAACGACCCTCCATCTTTCCCTCTCTTATGGCCACTGACACTGCCACCCCACTGGAGGGTGCTCTTGGGAGAGTCACTGGTGTCACTCTTCTCACAAGTCGAGATGGAGAAATTGCCTTC
The sequence above is a segment of the Plutella xylostella chromosome 29, ilPluXylo3.1, whole genome shotgun sequence genome. Coding sequences within it:
- the LOC105385770 gene encoding retinol dehydrogenase 11, coding for MSLIIASVAVAAAALHWYLNRHKPIKHILKELKHDLDTQGAGLGGLIDDWWNKGRNNIQLPDATRRIAIVTGGARGIGTEVVRGLLKANMTVVIGIRRPKLAEQMAKNFENGGNLQAVELDLQSLKSVKSFAENILKKYPVIHLLVNNAGIMFGDYKLTEDGFESQLAVNHLGHFYLTHLLLPALKRGGSIGEFSRVVNVTSCAHHPGTIYFDDINMKKYYDSASAYFQSKLAQLMSARYINKLMEEENSPVRCYSVHPGIVKTDLFNGTMFQRLFPWAMDMFFKTPEKGAVSILYGCFEKSLDKQGGLYISNCREGISNSFSKKVDNQRRLHELSCKLIGVDVAKYGKDLS